Proteins co-encoded in one Marinomonas sp. IMCC 4694 genomic window:
- a CDS encoding LysR substrate-binding domain-containing protein, which translates to MRRYIPSSTALKCFEASVRHLSFTKAAEELHLTQSAVSRQIRNLEDFLSRDLFIRLNKRLVLTGTGAAYYKEVVPLLDGMENACLKMLHREDEKTTLTLSALPTLASYWLMPLLADFQLEHPQFQIKVRSLDDAAKIDPENIDIILHYGGDHWPRAISHQLIKESVIAVCAPALLQRIARSLIDNPSIGEWQAKDVTLFPFLHLSSRMNAWPDWMVSQGMESGSFAGASFAHFHMLLEAAKNSMGIAIIPTILAERSLQSGELVAPFGGAVSTPHEYLLSYPIDKADLEQVVIFRDWLLAKRSAI; encoded by the coding sequence ATGCGCCGATATATTCCATCATCCACTGCGCTAAAGTGTTTTGAAGCGTCGGTTCGGCATCTTAGCTTCACCAAAGCGGCCGAGGAGTTGCACCTTACTCAAAGTGCAGTGAGTCGACAAATTCGTAACCTCGAAGACTTTTTATCGCGAGATTTATTCATTCGTCTTAACAAGCGCTTAGTGCTCACTGGAACGGGCGCGGCTTACTATAAAGAAGTCGTGCCCTTGCTGGACGGTATGGAAAACGCCTGTCTGAAAATGCTGCACCGCGAAGACGAAAAAACCACCTTAACCCTATCGGCTTTACCAACTTTGGCGTCTTACTGGTTAATGCCCTTGTTGGCGGATTTTCAGCTTGAACATCCGCAATTTCAAATCAAAGTCCGTTCCCTTGACGATGCGGCAAAAATAGACCCTGAAAATATCGATATCATTCTGCATTATGGCGGCGATCATTGGCCTAGGGCGATTTCTCATCAGTTGATTAAAGAAAGTGTGATCGCGGTGTGCGCGCCGGCGTTGTTGCAGCGTATCGCTCGTTCATTAATAGACAATCCATCAATAGGTGAGTGGCAAGCCAAAGACGTGACTTTATTTCCGTTTCTGCATTTGTCATCACGTATGAATGCGTGGCCGGATTGGATGGTGTCTCAAGGGATGGAAAGTGGTTCCTTCGCTGGTGCCTCGTTTGCCCACTTTCATATGTTATTGGAAGCGGCGAAAAACAGTATGGGCATCGCTATTATACCGACTATATTGGCAGAGCGGAGCTTACAGTCGGGTGAACTGGTGGCACCTTTTGGCGGTGCCGTCTCTACGCCTCACGAATATCTACTGTCTTACCCAATAGATAAGGCCGATCTGGAACAGGTGGTGATTTTTCGGGATTGGTTGCTGGCCAAACGAAGCGCAATCTGA
- the gpmI gene encoding 2,3-bisphosphoglycerate-independent phosphoglycerate mutase: MNKQTTALFILDGWGYSETSTSNAIAAANTPNWDALWQHHPHALIKTSGLAVGLPEGQMGNSEVGHMNLGAGRVVYQNFTRIGKAIDDGTFFDNAALVNAVDKAVATGNAVHILGLLSDGGVHSHHEQIMAMCELAVKRGAKAVYVHGFTDGRDTPPRSAQTPTAELEAKLIELGVGKIATLTGRYYAMDRDNRWDRVQTAYDAIVLGKGEFQATSAQAAIQAAYERDENDEFVKATVIGDSAPVQEGDAIIFANFRPDRARQLTRAFTDSHFEGFQRSALPVLSSFVTFTEYASDIKADVAFPPIALSNTLGEVLASHGKKQLRIAETEKYAHVTFFFNGGEEALFEGEERELIPSPNVATYDLKPEMSAPEVTDKLVEVIEAGQYDAIICNFANGDMVGHSGIFSAAVQAVEAVDACLGRIIKALEKNGGQCLITADHGNVEQMLSDDGSQPLTSHTIGPVPLVLFSPAPGVGLKEGALCDLAPTLLDMMGMQKPVEMTGVSLLTRA, translated from the coding sequence ATGAACAAACAGACCACAGCGCTCTTTATTCTTGACGGATGGGGGTACAGCGAAACGTCTACGTCTAACGCCATTGCCGCGGCTAATACGCCTAATTGGGATGCGCTTTGGCAACATCATCCTCACGCGCTCATTAAAACCTCCGGGCTTGCTGTGGGGTTGCCGGAAGGGCAAATGGGTAATTCAGAAGTCGGCCACATGAATCTAGGGGCGGGTCGCGTTGTGTATCAAAACTTCACACGCATCGGCAAAGCCATTGACGACGGTACTTTTTTTGACAACGCGGCGCTGGTTAATGCGGTAGACAAAGCCGTTGCCACTGGCAATGCAGTGCACATTTTAGGTCTTTTATCAGATGGTGGCGTTCACAGCCATCATGAACAGATTATGGCGATGTGTGAGCTTGCGGTTAAACGGGGCGCCAAAGCGGTTTATGTGCACGGTTTTACGGACGGTCGTGACACGCCGCCGCGTTCGGCTCAAACACCGACGGCTGAGTTAGAAGCCAAATTGATTGAATTGGGCGTGGGTAAAATTGCCACCTTGACAGGCCGATACTACGCTATGGACCGAGACAATCGCTGGGATCGTGTGCAAACCGCTTATGATGCGATTGTACTGGGCAAAGGTGAGTTTCAAGCAACGAGTGCGCAAGCCGCGATTCAAGCGGCTTATGAGCGTGATGAAAACGACGAATTTGTTAAAGCCACCGTGATTGGCGATTCTGCTCCTGTGCAAGAGGGGGATGCGATTATTTTTGCCAATTTCCGTCCTGACCGTGCGCGCCAATTAACGCGCGCTTTTACGGATTCGCATTTTGAGGGTTTTCAGCGTTCTGCATTGCCGGTTTTATCGTCGTTTGTGACCTTTACAGAGTACGCTTCTGATATCAAAGCCGATGTGGCGTTTCCGCCGATTGCCTTGAGCAACACCTTAGGGGAAGTGCTGGCGAGCCATGGTAAAAAGCAACTGCGCATCGCAGAAACCGAAAAATACGCCCATGTGACGTTTTTCTTCAATGGTGGCGAAGAAGCCTTATTTGAAGGCGAAGAGCGTGAATTGATCCCTTCTCCTAATGTCGCCACGTACGATTTGAAACCAGAAATGAGCGCCCCAGAAGTGACCGATAAGCTGGTGGAGGTGATCGAGGCGGGCCAATACGATGCGATCATTTGCAATTTCGCCAATGGCGATATGGTGGGGCACAGCGGTATTTTCTCTGCGGCGGTTCAAGCCGTTGAGGCAGTGGACGCGTGTTTAGGTCGTATTATCAAAGCGCTAGAAAAGAACGGTGGGCAATGTCTCATAACGGCCGATCACGGCAACGTGGAACAAATGCTCAGTGATGATGGCTCACAGCCTTTGACATCTCATACTATTGGCCCTGTGCCTCTCGTGTTGTTCTCTCCTGCGCCGGGTGTTGGCCTTAAAGAAGGGGCATTATGTGATTTAGCCCCTACCTTGTTAGACATGATGGGCATGCAAAAGCCTGTTGAAATGACGGGTGTGAGTTTGCTCACACGCGCATGA
- a CDS encoding murein hydrolase activator EnvC family protein, whose translation MTLFFRCLLLNVFLLSSVCWSAGAPQTPEEAKQQIETLQKDLQKLNSWLKDLKSERSGVEQQLEIKEKDIQQLLKKIQNTQDSLKKGEAQLGVLRVQQRSLQLSIQQQNEQIAAQLRAVYRSGNEESVKLLLNGDGSEEAERLVQYNRYFSNARQSLINGFINDVGDLNLVEKSIRSHRAQQAKEEVELKAERARLSHQQAERRDVLAKLDKDLASGDKRSKQLLQDQQDLQTMLQRLEEALADIQIPDQDVPFSSQRGKLVRPLNKVSALSSNGSINLGGVTLQAKEGEAVKAIFSGRVVFSDWMRGFGFLLILDHGDGYMSLYGYNQSLLKEVGEWVRANDAVATVGSTGGRPDAALFFAIRHNGTPLKPLAWVEAG comes from the coding sequence ATGACGTTATTCTTTCGTTGCCTTTTGTTGAATGTGTTCTTGCTGTCCAGCGTATGCTGGTCTGCAGGCGCGCCGCAGACGCCAGAAGAAGCCAAGCAACAGATTGAGACCTTGCAAAAAGATCTGCAAAAGTTAAACAGCTGGTTGAAGGATCTCAAGTCTGAACGGTCTGGGGTGGAGCAACAGCTTGAAATCAAAGAAAAAGACATTCAGCAGCTGCTTAAAAAAATCCAAAACACTCAAGACAGTCTTAAAAAAGGTGAGGCGCAGCTGGGGGTGTTAAGAGTCCAGCAGCGTTCACTTCAATTAAGCATTCAACAACAAAATGAACAAATAGCCGCCCAATTAAGGGCGGTTTATCGTTCTGGCAATGAAGAAAGCGTGAAGCTTTTATTGAACGGTGATGGTTCAGAAGAAGCGGAACGTTTGGTGCAATACAATCGTTACTTTTCCAATGCTAGGCAGTCATTGATAAATGGCTTTATCAATGATGTCGGTGATCTCAATCTGGTCGAAAAAAGCATTCGCAGCCATCGCGCTCAGCAAGCAAAAGAAGAAGTAGAGCTAAAAGCCGAGCGAGCTCGGCTGAGCCATCAACAAGCAGAGCGCCGTGACGTATTAGCGAAGCTCGATAAAGACTTGGCCAGTGGCGATAAGCGTTCTAAGCAATTATTGCAAGATCAGCAAGATCTGCAAACGATGTTGCAACGTTTAGAAGAGGCGCTGGCAGACATCCAGATCCCAGATCAAGATGTGCCCTTTTCGTCGCAACGGGGAAAGTTAGTTCGGCCGTTAAACAAGGTGTCGGCCCTGTCGTCAAATGGCAGCATTAATCTGGGTGGTGTGACGCTGCAAGCCAAAGAAGGAGAAGCCGTAAAGGCCATTTTTTCGGGTCGAGTGGTGTTTTCTGATTGGATGCGAGGGTTTGGCTTTTTACTTATTTTAGACCACGGTGATGGCTACATGTCATTATACGGTTACAATCAAAGCTTATTAAAAGAAGTGGGTGAATGGGTGCGTGCAAACGACGCCGTCGCCACCGTTGGTAGTACAGGAGGTCGCCCCGATGCCGCTTTATTCTTTGCTATACGTCACAATGGTACCCCACTGAAGCCATTAGCGTGGGTCGAAGCTGGCTAA
- a CDS encoding S41 family peptidase — translation MIKFLRQRMVVICLVLLPQSALYADGLEKPALPTAEIQSFVEAFETIREGYVEVLSDEDILNKALKGMVSGLDPHSEYFTKSELVDFNELTSGQYAGIGVEVEIKDKRLTIITPIDGSAAAQAGVVAGDVIIKIDNTFISDLGMQDIVTLMRGDIGSVVTLDIDRNGEVKRYELTRGLIEDNSVTAKWLGDGIAYFRLSQFQSDSSEEFYQAIETLKKESAIKGVVLDLRNNPGGILQSAVGVVDAFIDEGIIVYTSGRHEISKSQFTATETNTKLANVPLVLLVNEGSASASEIVAGALQDHQRAVIMGTETFGKGSVQTIVPLSNGDAVKLTTALYFTPNGRSIQAQGITPDITVPQATLTFEKGAFFVKEAELKGHLGNGTGGVERTSADVQSDIGELAKTDFQLFQAVTMLKALPKLHQKP, via the coding sequence ATGATCAAGTTTTTGCGTCAGAGAATGGTGGTTATTTGTTTGGTATTACTGCCTCAGTCTGCTTTGTATGCCGACGGGCTAGAAAAACCGGCGTTGCCCACAGCGGAAATCCAGTCATTTGTTGAAGCCTTTGAAACCATCCGTGAGGGGTATGTGGAGGTGCTGTCCGATGAGGACATTCTCAACAAAGCGCTGAAAGGCATGGTGTCCGGTCTTGATCCGCATTCTGAATATTTTACGAAAAGTGAATTGGTCGATTTCAATGAGCTGACGTCCGGCCAATATGCGGGCATCGGTGTTGAGGTTGAAATAAAAGACAAACGTCTTACCATTATAACGCCCATTGATGGCTCTGCGGCGGCGCAAGCGGGTGTGGTTGCTGGTGATGTGATCATTAAAATCGATAACACATTTATTTCCGATTTGGGTATGCAAGATATTGTCACTTTGATGAGAGGTGACATTGGTTCTGTTGTTACCTTAGACATTGATCGCAATGGAGAAGTTAAGCGCTATGAACTGACTCGTGGACTCATAGAGGACAACAGCGTCACGGCAAAATGGTTAGGCGATGGCATTGCTTATTTTCGATTGAGTCAATTTCAAAGCGATAGCAGTGAAGAGTTTTATCAAGCCATTGAAACGCTTAAAAAAGAAAGCGCTATCAAAGGGGTTGTGTTGGACTTAAGGAACAACCCCGGTGGTATTTTGCAAAGCGCTGTTGGTGTCGTAGATGCCTTCATTGATGAAGGCATTATTGTTTACACCAGTGGTCGTCACGAAATATCAAAGAGCCAATTTACGGCAACAGAAACCAATACGAAACTGGCCAATGTGCCGCTTGTGTTATTGGTCAACGAGGGGTCGGCGTCGGCGTCAGAAATTGTCGCTGGGGCGTTGCAAGATCACCAGCGAGCCGTCATCATGGGAACAGAAACCTTTGGTAAAGGGTCTGTACAAACGATAGTGCCCTTGTCCAATGGGGATGCGGTGAAATTAACCACGGCCTTGTATTTTACCCCCAATGGCCGCTCTATTCAGGCGCAAGGGATTACCCCTGATATCACCGTACCTCAAGCGACATTAACGTTTGAAAAAGGCGCGTTTTTTGTTAAGGAAGCCGAGTTAAAAGGACACCTTGGTAATGGGACCGGTGGAGTAGAGCGAACCAGTGCTGATGTTCAATCAGACATTGGCGAATTGGCAAAAACAGATTTCCAGTTGTTTCAGGCGGTCACCATGTTAAAGGCGCTGCCGAAACTCCATCAGAAACCGTAA
- a CDS encoding divergent polysaccharide deacetylase family protein, with product MLTINKIYVWVFFLLVFSQGANASDDFKDLSSATPVMFMIQQASPLSLGPVLNVAQPAPWEAPLISPYRTETIASPGPMIMPAIEIFAPTLVGRDQQNNQPKNRERIEPSTISELDKRPHLPTIAILIDDLGYSRQGMNASLALPVEVALAILPSTPFALQTARTAQQQKRMTLLHAPMENQRALKLGPGGLYAAMSEHELKAMLNESLDSLPGIQGANNHMGSLLTTNAQSMKWVMEVLQGRSMFFIDSLTSPDSVARRTAEEYGLKTVSRDVFLDNLRTEQAIDKQFTRLLKLARRHGSALAIGHPYAETTRYLSKRLARMENDGVRLVPLSSVLAVRANKALVESQ from the coding sequence GTGCTCACTATTAATAAAATCTATGTATGGGTATTTTTCCTACTGGTGTTCTCACAGGGGGCGAACGCATCCGACGACTTCAAAGATCTGTCTAGCGCCACTCCAGTGATGTTTATGATTCAGCAGGCGTCGCCTTTGTCACTGGGTCCTGTCTTAAATGTCGCCCAACCTGCCCCTTGGGAAGCCCCCCTTATTTCACCGTATCGGACTGAAACCATCGCCTCGCCTGGGCCCATGATTATGCCGGCTATCGAGATTTTTGCTCCGACTCTAGTGGGCCGTGATCAGCAAAATAATCAACCAAAAAACCGTGAGAGGATTGAGCCGTCGACGATTTCAGAGCTTGATAAGCGACCTCATCTCCCCACAATAGCCATCTTGATAGACGATTTAGGATACAGCCGCCAAGGCATGAATGCGTCTTTGGCACTCCCTGTTGAGGTGGCGTTGGCGATTTTGCCGAGCACACCGTTTGCCTTGCAAACAGCACGCACAGCGCAGCAACAAAAACGTATGACCCTATTGCACGCCCCAATGGAAAATCAGCGAGCGTTAAAGCTTGGCCCTGGGGGATTATACGCAGCGATGTCTGAGCATGAATTAAAAGCTATGTTAAATGAGAGTTTAGACAGTTTGCCAGGCATTCAAGGCGCCAACAATCACATGGGCAGCTTGTTAACCACGAACGCACAGTCAATGAAATGGGTGATGGAGGTGCTACAGGGTCGCTCAATGTTTTTTATTGACAGCTTGACCAGTCCAGACAGTGTCGCGAGGCGCACCGCAGAGGAATACGGATTAAAAACCGTGAGTCGAGATGTCTTCTTGGATAACCTTCGCACCGAACAAGCCATTGATAAGCAGTTCACACGCTTGTTAAAGCTGGCACGGCGTCATGGCAGTGCGTTGGCCATTGGTCACCCTTATGCCGAAACCACTCGCTATTTAAGCAAACGCTTGGCCCGAATGGAAAACGATGGGGTTCGTCTTGTGCCACTTTCTTCTGTGTTGGCCGTCAGAGCGAATAAAGCGTTAGTCGAATCTCAATAA
- a CDS encoding branched-chain amino acid ABC transporter substrate-binding protein, which yields MSNAVIKKTLLSLAIAGAVTVAQADVVIGVAGPHTGAYAAFGEQLWKGAEKAAADINAAGGLNGEMIKLVKADDACEPKQAVSIANRLVDSDGAVAVVGHFCSSSSIPASRIYEEAGVLMVTPASTNPTLTDQGLPNVFRVCGRDDQQGDVAASYIVDTLKAKRVAVIHDKDTYGKGLADATKATLNAYGVKEVMYEGLTRGEKDFNAVITKIRSVDADVVYFGGLHSEAGPLVRQLREQGSKAIFISGDGIVSDEFVSVAGSPAYVDGVLMTFGAPPASYPAGKKIVQEFRDSGYEPEGYTLYSYTAMQVVAAALSNNNLDPVKGAEWLMSHSVNTVMGKKDFDDKGDLTVSDYVMYEWNAQGKYNPVN from the coding sequence ATGTCAAATGCGGTTATTAAAAAAACATTACTATCTCTCGCCATCGCGGGTGCGGTGACAGTGGCTCAGGCTGACGTCGTCATTGGTGTCGCGGGTCCTCATACTGGTGCTTATGCGGCATTCGGTGAGCAGTTGTGGAAAGGGGCTGAGAAAGCAGCCGCGGACATCAACGCTGCAGGCGGTTTAAATGGTGAAATGATCAAGCTTGTAAAAGCAGACGATGCGTGTGAGCCAAAACAAGCCGTGTCCATTGCCAACCGTTTGGTTGATTCCGATGGTGCTGTCGCGGTAGTAGGGCATTTCTGTTCTTCTTCTTCTATCCCAGCATCACGCATTTATGAAGAAGCGGGTGTGCTTATGGTAACCCCTGCCTCGACTAACCCAACGCTAACAGACCAAGGTTTGCCAAACGTTTTCCGTGTATGTGGTCGTGATGACCAACAAGGTGATGTTGCGGCCAGCTACATTGTTGATACGCTAAAAGCGAAACGTGTTGCCGTTATTCATGATAAAGACACGTATGGTAAAGGCCTTGCTGATGCTACCAAAGCGACATTAAACGCTTACGGCGTGAAAGAAGTCATGTACGAAGGTCTGACACGCGGTGAAAAAGATTTCAACGCGGTAATCACTAAAATCCGTTCAGTAGACGCCGATGTTGTGTATTTCGGTGGCCTTCACTCAGAAGCCGGCCCTTTAGTTCGTCAGCTACGTGAACAAGGTTCGAAAGCCATCTTCATTTCTGGTGACGGTATCGTTTCTGATGAGTTCGTTTCTGTTGCGGGTTCTCCAGCATACGTAGATGGCGTGTTGATGACGTTTGGTGCGCCGCCAGCGTCTTACCCAGCAGGTAAGAAAATTGTCCAAGAGTTCCGTGATAGTGGTTACGAGCCAGAAGGTTACACTTTGTATTCTTATACTGCGATGCAAGTGGTTGCGGCTGCCTTGTCTAATAACAACTTAGATCCTGTAAAAGGCGCTGAATGGTTGATGTCTCATTCTGTTAATACCGTAATGGGTAAGAAAGACTTTGATGACAAAGGTGACTTGACTGTATCCGATTACGTTATGTACGAATGGAACGCTCAAGGCAAATATAACCCAGTAAACTAA
- a CDS encoding ABC transporter permease subunit: MDIVLQQLVNGLTLGSVYGLIAIGYTMVYGIIGMINFAHGDVYMVSAYITAIAIALLTFFGIESFPIIIIGTLFLTVAVTGAYGWVIERIAYRPLRNSSRLSVLISAIGMSLILQNYVQLSQGANQQGVPTLLTGAIRFTVGDGFVQITYMKLLILFISLLGMGVLTYVIQKTKLGRMCRATQQDRKMASILGIDTDKVISTVFVIGAMMAALAGVLITLDYGAFDFYVGFIIGIKAFTAAVLGGIGSLPGAMLGGLILGLSEALFAGLISSDYKDVFSFSLLVLILVIRPSGLLGKPEVEKV, translated from the coding sequence ATGGATATCGTTCTCCAGCAGTTGGTAAACGGTCTTACCCTTGGTTCTGTTTATGGACTCATTGCGATCGGTTACACCATGGTGTACGGCATTATTGGCATGATTAACTTCGCTCACGGCGACGTTTATATGGTGTCTGCTTATATCACCGCGATTGCTATTGCCTTACTTACTTTTTTTGGCATCGAGTCTTTTCCAATTATTATTATCGGCACGTTATTCTTAACCGTGGCGGTTACAGGCGCCTACGGCTGGGTTATTGAGCGTATTGCCTATCGCCCACTACGAAATTCTAGTCGCTTATCCGTGTTGATTTCAGCGATTGGTATGTCTCTTATTTTACAAAACTATGTGCAGTTAAGTCAGGGGGCAAACCAGCAAGGTGTACCAACTCTTTTAACGGGGGCCATTCGCTTCACTGTGGGTGACGGTTTTGTGCAAATTACTTACATGAAATTGCTTATTCTGTTTATTTCTTTATTAGGAATGGGTGTGTTGACGTACGTTATCCAAAAAACAAAACTGGGCCGCATGTGTCGTGCGACTCAGCAAGACCGTAAAATGGCGTCTATTTTGGGTATTGATACGGATAAAGTTATTTCTACCGTATTTGTTATCGGTGCCATGATGGCCGCATTAGCCGGCGTCTTGATTACACTTGACTACGGTGCGTTTGATTTCTACGTTGGCTTTATTATCGGTATTAAAGCGTTTACGGCCGCTGTATTGGGCGGCATTGGTTCCTTGCCAGGTGCCATGTTAGGTGGATTGATCCTTGGGTTATCCGAAGCACTGTTTGCAGGCTTAATCAGTTCTGATTATAAAGATGTCTTCTCATTCTCTTTATTAGTGCTCATTTTGGTTATTCGCCCAAGTGGCCTTCTAGGCAAACCTGAAGTGGAGAAAGTTTAA
- the livM gene encoding high-affinity branched-chain amino acid ABC transporter permease LivM, whose translation MSQAVGINFKKSIIDTIVAGFLALILFGPIVGVLLDGYEFETGFGRVAWMVAVVMAGRFVMSCFFQTEKGIAMAFRYANSDDGATVLAPGHKSKMVWIIPLVIVIGLLVPFIASKYILTVIILGLIYVLLGLGLNIVVGLAGLLDLGFVGFYAIGAYGLALGYENLGLGFWSMLPIAAILAAVAGAILGFPVLRMHGDYLAIVTLGFGEIIRLVLTNWASFTHGPNGVSAPLPTFFGLEFKRRSKDGETFHEFFNIPYDSAYKYMFIYLVLFAVVWAVLFIKHRLVKMPIGRAWEALREDEIACRSLGLNHVLVKLSAFMLGASTGGLAGVFFATYQGFVNPSSFTFFESALILAIVVLGGMGSTLGVVIAAFCLTVLPEMLREFAEYRVLMFGILMVVMMIWKPRGIVRVTRTGFTARKGAVK comes from the coding sequence ATGAGCCAAGCAGTTGGAATAAATTTCAAAAAAAGCATCATTGATACCATTGTTGCTGGTTTCTTAGCGCTTATCCTATTCGGACCTATTGTTGGGGTTTTGCTTGATGGATACGAATTCGAAACAGGCTTTGGTCGTGTGGCCTGGATGGTCGCTGTTGTGATGGCTGGTCGTTTTGTTATGTCGTGCTTTTTTCAAACTGAAAAAGGCATCGCTATGGCATTCCGCTATGCAAATAGCGACGACGGCGCCACTGTGCTCGCACCGGGCCACAAATCTAAAATGGTGTGGATCATACCTTTGGTCATCGTGATTGGCCTTTTAGTGCCTTTCATCGCGTCTAAATACATTCTTACCGTAATTATTTTAGGTTTGATTTACGTTCTGCTTGGTTTAGGCCTTAACATCGTCGTTGGCCTCGCCGGTTTGCTAGATCTAGGCTTTGTCGGTTTCTATGCTATTGGTGCCTATGGTTTAGCGCTTGGGTATGAAAACTTAGGCTTGGGCTTTTGGTCCATGTTGCCCATTGCGGCTATTTTAGCTGCCGTCGCCGGTGCTATTTTAGGGTTCCCTGTGTTGCGTATGCACGGTGACTACTTGGCCATTGTGACATTGGGTTTTGGTGAGATCATTCGATTAGTACTGACAAATTGGGCGTCCTTTACGCACGGCCCCAATGGAGTATCGGCGCCACTGCCTACCTTTTTTGGCTTGGAGTTCAAACGACGCTCAAAAGATGGAGAAACCTTCCACGAGTTTTTTAATATTCCTTATGACTCAGCATATAAGTATATGTTTATTTATTTGGTCTTGTTTGCCGTGGTTTGGGCGGTTCTTTTCATTAAACATCGTTTGGTTAAAATGCCAATCGGTCGTGCGTGGGAAGCCTTGCGTGAAGATGAAATAGCGTGTCGTTCACTGGGTCTAAATCACGTTCTGGTTAAGCTCTCTGCGTTTATGTTAGGTGCATCAACCGGTGGTTTGGCAGGGGTGTTTTTTGCCACGTACCAGGGTTTTGTTAATCCTTCTTCCTTTACCTTCTTTGAATCAGCCTTGATTCTTGCCATCGTGGTACTCGGTGGAATGGGCTCTACACTAGGCGTTGTGATAGCGGCTTTCTGTTTGACAGTTTTGCCTGAAATGTTACGAGAGTTCGCAGAGTATCGTGTATTGATGTTCGGTATTCTGATGGTTGTTATGATGATTTGGAAACCTCGAGGTATTGTTCGTGTAACGCGAACCGGTTTTACAGCGAGAAAAGGGGCGGTCAAATGA
- a CDS encoding ABC transporter ATP-binding protein, with amino-acid sequence MSQEHILKVENLVMHFGGIKALNDVNFDIKRGSVSALIGPNGAGKTTVFNCLTGFYKATGGKILLSAAGKETSIIKVLGEPFKPTDFFSPVAFFNRLKYKMFGGSHLVNRAGLSRTFQNIRLFKEMSVVENLLVAQHMRVNRSLISGILNTRSYRKAEEEALERVFYWLGVVDLTDSANRLAGELSYGQQRRLEIARAMCTNPEIVCLDEPAAGLNPSETEALTKMIRVLRDEHNTTVLLIEHDMGMVMDISDYIVVLDHGEVIAKGGPDEIKNNPKVIAAYLGAEEDEEVTL; translated from the coding sequence ATGAGCCAAGAACATATCTTAAAAGTCGAAAACTTGGTGATGCACTTTGGTGGCATCAAAGCCTTAAACGACGTGAATTTTGACATTAAACGTGGTTCTGTGTCCGCGCTCATAGGTCCGAATGGCGCGGGTAAAACCACGGTGTTTAACTGCTTGACTGGGTTTTATAAAGCGACAGGCGGTAAGATTCTACTGTCTGCGGCTGGCAAAGAAACCAGCATTATTAAGGTATTAGGTGAGCCCTTTAAGCCGACAGACTTCTTTTCACCGGTCGCTTTTTTTAATCGCCTTAAATACAAGATGTTTGGTGGTTCGCATTTGGTGAATCGTGCGGGTTTGTCTCGTACTTTCCAGAATATTCGTTTGTTTAAAGAAATGTCAGTGGTGGAAAACCTATTGGTTGCCCAACACATGCGAGTCAATCGCAGCCTAATTTCAGGTATTCTGAATACTAGGTCGTACCGCAAAGCCGAAGAAGAAGCGTTAGAGCGTGTATTTTATTGGTTAGGAGTGGTCGATTTGACCGATTCAGCCAATCGCTTGGCGGGTGAGCTATCTTATGGCCAGCAGCGTCGTTTAGAGATTGCGCGCGCTATGTGTACCAATCCTGAGATCGTTTGTTTGGATGAGCCTGCCGCAGGTTTGAACCCGTCTGAGACGGAAGCGCTGACCAAGATGATTCGTGTATTGCGAGATGAACACAATACCACGGTGCTTTTGATTGAGCACGACATGGGTATGGTGATGGACATTTCAGATTACATCGTTGTGTTAGACCATGGCGAAGTGATCGCCAAAGGGGGTCCAGATGAGATTAAAAATAATCCAAAAGTTATTGCGGCTTATTTGGGTGCAGAAGAAGACGAAGAGGTGACACTATGA